In Chrysiogenia bacterium, the genomic window AGTGGAAGTTGATTTATGGAACCCGAAGTCACCAAAGAACTCGCACGCGAGCACGGCCTGACCGAGGCCGAGTTCGAGGACGTCTGCAAGCACCTGGGGCGCACGCCCAACTACACCGAGCTGGGCATCTTCAGCGTGATGTGGAGCGAGCACTGCTCCTACAAGAGCTCGCGCATTCACCTCAAGCAGTTCCCCACCGAGGGACCCCAGGTTCTGCAGGGCCCGGGCGAGAACGCGGGCATCGTGGACATCGGCGACGGCCTCGGTGTGGCTTTCAAGATGGAGAGCCACAACCACCCCTCCTACATCGAGCCCTACCAGGGCGCGGCCACGGGTGTGGGCGGCATTCTGCGCGACGTGTTCACCATGGGCGCGCGGCCCTTCGCCAATCTCAATTCACTCTCCTTTGGCGAGCCCACCCACGAGAAGACGCCCTTCCTCCTGAGCGGCGTGGTCGCGGGCGTGGGCGGCTATGGCAACTGCATCGGCGTCGCCACCGTGGGCGGTGAAGTGCGCTTTGCCCCCTGCTACAACGGCAACATTCTGGTCAATGCGTTCAACGCGGGGCTCGTACCCAGCGACAAGATCTTCCGCGCCAAGGCCGCGGGCATCGGCAATCCCGTCCTCTATGTCGGCTCCAAGACCGGCCGCGACGGCATCCACGGTGCCACCATGGCGAGCGAGGAATTCGGCTCGGGCGGCGAAGAGCGCCGCCCCACCGTGCAGGTCGGCGACCCGTTTACCGAGAAGCTCCTGCTGGAGGCCTGCCTCGAACTCTTCAACAAGGACGTGGTCGTCGCCATTCAGGACATGGGCGCCGCGGGCCTGACCAGTTCCTCGGTGGAAATGGCGGCCAGCGGTGGCGTGGGCATTCGCCTCGACCTCGAAAAGGTCCCCACCCGTGAGCAGGGGATGACCGCCTACGAGCTCATGCTCAGCGAATCGCAGGAGCGCATGCTCATCGTCGCCAAGGTCGGGCGCGAACAGGAAGTCATCGACATCTTCGAGAAGTGGGATCTCGATGTCGCCGTGATCGGCGAGATCACCGACTCCAAGCGGATGCAGCTCTACTTCGACGGCAAGCAGGTGGCCGACATGCCGCTCGATCCACTTGCCGAGGGCGTCGTCTACGACCGCCCGCGCGCGCGCCCGTCCTGGCAGGACGAGGTGCAGGCCCTCGATGAAGACCAGATCAAGCAGCCCGAAGACTACAAGGCCGTGCTGCTCCAGCTTCTGGGCTCGGCCAATCTGGGCTCCAAGCGCTGGGTCTACGAGCAGTACGACTGCTTCGTGGGCAACCAGACGATGGTGATGCCCGGCTCGGACGCGGCGGTGCTGCGCGTGCTGGGAACGAAGAAGGCCGTTGCGCTCTCGAGCGACGTCAATCCGCGCCACTGCTACCTCGACCCCTATGAGGGCGCGGTCGCCGCCGTGGCCGAGTGTTCGCGCAACCTGAGCGCTTCGGGCGCGAAGGCGCTGGGAATGACCGACTGCCT contains:
- the purL gene encoding phosphoribosylformylglycinamidine synthase subunit PurL codes for the protein MEPEVTKELAREHGLTEAEFEDVCKHLGRTPNYTELGIFSVMWSEHCSYKSSRIHLKQFPTEGPQVLQGPGENAGIVDIGDGLGVAFKMESHNHPSYIEPYQGAATGVGGILRDVFTMGARPFANLNSLSFGEPTHEKTPFLLSGVVAGVGGYGNCIGVATVGGEVRFAPCYNGNILVNAFNAGLVPSDKIFRAKAAGIGNPVLYVGSKTGRDGIHGATMASEEFGSGGEERRPTVQVGDPFTEKLLLEACLELFNKDVVVAIQDMGAAGLTSSSVEMAASGGVGIRLDLEKVPTREQGMTAYELMLSESQERMLIVAKVGREQEVIDIFEKWDLDVAVIGEITDSKRMQLYFDGKQVADMPLDPLAEGVVYDRPRARPSWQDEVQALDEDQIKQPEDYKAVLLQLLGSANLGSKRWVYEQYDCFVGNQTMVMPGSDAAVLRVLGTKKAVALSSDVNPRHCYLDPYEGAVAAVAECSRNLSASGAKALGMTDCLNFGNPERPEIAWQFAECCRGLADACRALEIPVVSGNVSLYNETSGKAIYPTPTVAMVGLIEDADKHTTQHFAKAGDLIVLLGRNVENLGGSEYLSQIHGMDKGRPPAVDLKLEKNIQALCREGIEKGLIQSAHDCADGGLAVALAESLLDRSRAREDAPFLGARIEVEDYGRADSLLFAEAPSRIVVTVRGQEDFEQLAGLCRDRQLPCLPLGEVNDSGRLQINGLVSAEVSELYAAWDGALDRIFKK